One Thalassotalea atypica DNA window includes the following coding sequences:
- a CDS encoding 1-acyl-sn-glycerol-3-phosphate acyltransferase, whose protein sequence is MKLPVVPDCIPTVYRPIGNRLGRAVVSVLGWKVRGEIPHYPKAIYAVAPHTSNWDFVVGVAIMLTLNLKLKFMGKDAIFIWPFRKLLLKLGGIPIDRKKKHGVVQQMVEQFERHEQLILALAPEGTRSKTKEWKTGFLSIAHLANIPVVTVTLHYDVKELRFGQPHFIDDNISQELVRVKAAFSSACAKNPQAV, encoded by the coding sequence TTGAAGCTACCTGTAGTGCCAGATTGTATTCCTACGGTTTATCGGCCTATCGGGAACCGGTTAGGAAGAGCAGTAGTATCAGTGCTTGGATGGAAGGTGAGAGGAGAAATACCCCACTACCCTAAAGCTATTTATGCTGTTGCACCACATACCTCGAACTGGGATTTTGTCGTGGGTGTTGCGATCATGCTGACATTGAACCTAAAGCTTAAATTTATGGGTAAAGATGCCATATTTATTTGGCCCTTTAGAAAGTTGTTATTAAAGCTCGGCGGTATTCCAATCGATCGCAAAAAAAAACACGGTGTGGTGCAACAAATGGTTGAACAATTTGAGCGCCATGAACAGTTGATACTTGCGCTAGCGCCAGAGGGAACTCGCAGTAAAACAAAAGAATGGAAAACAGGTTTCTTATCTATTGCTCACTTAGCTAATATTCCTGTGGTAACCGTAACGCTGCATTACGACGTCAAGGAGCTTAGGTTTGGACAACCACACTTTATTGATGACAATATTTCCCAAGAATTAGTTCGTGTGAAAGCGGCTTTTTCTTCAGCTTGTGCAAAAAATCCGCAAGCAGTGTAA
- a CDS encoding flagellar brake protein encodes MNAKAMDTAFKYFELLPGKIVDIQINHPVPIRFKTSLVGYEIGKYILLNHPEPNRMKSFSDVLVEGNMLIVRYLMEGAHGQCFAFRAAVKQVTLTPGKLIVLEYPKNIENRELRMQKRINIHLPARIMTFSDKAESNGKAISGVIGDISSKGCGFAFKSNNDKIKVNQRDIGVAIKLPELEEFYIKARVCNSRYLDGKVNVGIQFIDDDKQVHRILEHLFIEQDI; translated from the coding sequence ATGAATGCAAAAGCAATGGACACTGCATTTAAATATTTTGAATTACTACCAGGTAAAATTGTCGATATTCAAATCAATCATCCAGTGCCTATTCGATTTAAAACCTCTTTAGTTGGCTATGAAATAGGGAAGTATATTCTCTTAAATCATCCCGAGCCTAATAGGATGAAAAGCTTCAGTGATGTCTTAGTTGAAGGCAATATGCTGATAGTTCGCTATTTAATGGAAGGTGCACATGGGCAGTGTTTTGCGTTTCGTGCTGCGGTAAAGCAAGTAACGTTAACACCAGGTAAACTAATAGTACTTGAGTATCCTAAAAACATAGAAAATCGTGAGCTACGCATGCAAAAACGTATCAATATTCATTTACCCGCTAGGATCATGACATTTAGTGATAAAGCAGAAAGTAATGGAAAAGCCATTTCGGGCGTAATTGGTGATATTTCATCTAAAGGTTGTGGTTTTGCCTTCAAAAGCAATAATGACAAGATCAAAGTGAATCAACGAGATATTGGTGTTGCGATTAAGTTACCTGAACTTGAGGAGTTTTATATTAAGGCGAGGGTATGTAACAGTCGTTATCTAGATGGAAAAGTTAATGTAGGTATTCAGTTTATTGATGACGATAAACAAGTGCACCGAATTCTCGAACACTTATTTATCGAGCAAGATATATAA
- a CDS encoding late competence development ComFB family protein: MKISDDIHNYYEKLVLDHFEELKVEENYDIDFIADLTCIVLNQLPTRYIRHEVDMAFYLPASERFEMESKVKVAVVKALDFMKTHPSA, translated from the coding sequence ATGAAAATTTCTGATGATATACATAATTACTATGAAAAATTAGTACTAGATCATTTTGAAGAATTAAAAGTAGAAGAAAATTATGATATTGACTTTATCGCCGATTTAACCTGTATCGTATTAAACCAATTGCCAACGCGATATATTCGACATGAAGTTGACATGGCATTTTACCTTCCTGCGTCTGAACGATTTGAAATGGAAAGCAAAGTAAAGGTCGCCGTGGTCAAAGCACTAGACTTTATGAAAACCCACCCTTCAGCTTAA
- a CDS encoding tryptophan 2,3-dioxygenase family protein encodes MKKNIEPCYYGDYLKLASFLDAQKPVSGQYGAEAHDETLFIIVHQAYELWFKQILHELSSVMKVFSQDEVKDQHLTTVVHRLKRVIKIQALLNQQIDVMETMTPQDFLSFRNFLVPASGFQSIQFKVLEISLGLKSKFRIDFDKASFYNRLTDEHREFLENLEQEESLFERVESWLERMPFLEFGEFKFWQLYKDATDSMLDQERSIIEQNDMLNDEEKVQQLKEHTNTRANFDALLDADKFEQVREAGRFRLSHRATLSALFINMYRDEPVFNLPFQLITCLTEVDEMLTLWRYKHMMMVQRMLGSKIGTGGSSGHDYLRRTTESNRIFQDFFNLATFLLPKGALPELPKEVERALGYHFSN; translated from the coding sequence ATGAAAAAAAATATAGAACCTTGTTATTACGGCGATTATTTAAAGCTTGCCAGTTTTCTTGATGCCCAAAAGCCTGTGAGTGGTCAATACGGTGCAGAAGCACACGACGAAACTTTATTCATCATTGTTCACCAAGCCTATGAGCTTTGGTTTAAACAAATATTGCATGAACTTTCATCTGTGATGAAAGTGTTTTCGCAAGATGAAGTTAAAGATCAGCACTTAACTACTGTTGTACATAGATTGAAACGCGTCATAAAAATACAAGCCTTACTCAATCAACAAATTGACGTGATGGAAACCATGACACCGCAAGATTTTTTATCTTTTAGAAATTTCCTTGTACCGGCATCGGGCTTTCAGAGTATTCAATTTAAAGTGTTGGAAATTAGCCTGGGCTTAAAATCTAAATTTAGAATTGATTTTGATAAAGCATCTTTTTATAACCGGTTGACAGATGAGCATCGTGAATTTCTTGAAAACCTCGAGCAAGAGGAAAGTTTATTTGAACGTGTTGAATCGTGGTTAGAGCGTATGCCATTTTTAGAATTTGGCGAGTTTAAGTTTTGGCAGCTTTATAAAGACGCGACAGACAGCATGTTAGATCAGGAGCGATCTATCATTGAACAAAATGATATGCTCAACGATGAAGAGAAAGTACAGCAGCTTAAAGAGCATACCAATACCAGAGCCAACTTTGATGCGTTACTTGATGCAGATAAATTTGAACAAGTGAGGGAGGCAGGGCGCTTTAGGTTGTCTCATCGCGCGACATTATCAGCACTTTTTATCAATATGTATCGTGATGAACCGGTTTTTAACTTGCCATTTCAGCTCATTACTTGTCTTACCGAAGTGGATGAAATGCTAACACTGTGGCGATATAAACATATGATGATGGTACAGCGGATGTTAGGCAGCAAAATTGGTACTGGTGGTTCATCGGGCCATGATTATTTAAGGCGGACGACTGAAAGTAACCGTATCTTCCAGGATTTTTTTAATTTAGCGACTTTTTTACTACCCAAAGGTGCGTTACCTGAACTACCCAAAGAGGTTGAGCGAGCACTCGGGTACCATTTTTCTAATTAA
- a CDS encoding primosomal replication protein: protein MVLNKHQKAIARLHSIITELAKQALQIDQENSQLKSHRRIEDKALFSSNLFSTQSDKYHLYVKEIERKVKELQKHISYENFTVVDNLLPSLERQIAAITTALSANDSIHRNIDNAFKPRQFIKNKYKKTAKLIMQPTHELYSKLSEHNEFERRLALMIAEREMLRSKTSNHSANNEKLKLEILALHQRLGRCRQAISIIERDIELAEKRGSKPNR from the coding sequence ATGGTTTTAAATAAACACCAAAAAGCAATTGCTCGCTTGCACAGCATTATTACAGAGCTAGCAAAGCAAGCATTACAAATAGACCAAGAAAATAGTCAATTAAAATCACATCGTAGAATTGAAGATAAAGCCCTATTTTCGAGTAATTTGTTTTCGACGCAATCAGATAAATACCATTTATATGTCAAAGAAATAGAACGGAAAGTAAAAGAACTACAAAAGCATATTAGCTATGAAAACTTTACCGTGGTCGATAATTTACTGCCAAGCCTCGAGCGACAAATTGCAGCGATCACTACTGCCCTTTCAGCCAATGATTCTATTCATCGCAACATTGACAATGCCTTTAAACCAAGACAGTTCATTAAAAATAAGTATAAGAAAACGGCTAAATTAATCATGCAGCCAACACATGAGCTGTATTCAAAACTCTCAGAGCATAATGAGTTTGAAAGGCGCTTAGCGCTAATGATTGCAGAACGCGAAATGCTACGTAGTAAGACATCAAACCATAGTGCAAACAATGAGAAATTGAAACTTGAAATACTGGCGTTACATCAACGACTAGGACGATGCCGTCAAGCTATATCAATTATCGAACGGGATATAGAGCTCGCCGAAAAGCGAGGCTCTAAACCTAACCGCTAA
- a CDS encoding sulfite exporter TauE/SafE family protein yields MEPVLDITMWAIICGVGFVAGFIDAVAGGGGMLTVPTLLASGLPPHVALGTNKLAATFGSFTASYTYYKKKLFNPLFWKYSLLATAVGAIMGTLAVSLISVELLEKVLPIIILATAAYAFFTKSIPCHTHTLPEKTPQLMTKQVAQGLTLGFYDGVAGPGTGAFWTTSNAALYRLNILMSCGIARSCNFVSNIFSLALFAYLGHINLLVGLSMGLFIMIGAWVGAHSAIKYGSKFIRPIFIGIVLILSLNLAYNAWF; encoded by the coding sequence ATGGAACCTGTTTTAGACATTACAATGTGGGCGATTATTTGTGGTGTTGGTTTTGTAGCTGGTTTCATAGATGCAGTTGCTGGGGGTGGTGGTATGCTTACCGTGCCCACGCTACTCGCGTCAGGCTTGCCTCCTCATGTCGCATTGGGTACCAATAAGTTAGCCGCTACATTTGGATCTTTTACTGCGTCATATACCTATTATAAGAAAAAGCTGTTCAATCCCCTCTTTTGGAAGTACTCCCTATTAGCCACCGCAGTCGGCGCAATTATGGGTACACTTGCCGTTAGTTTAATCAGTGTTGAGCTACTCGAAAAAGTACTACCTATCATTATATTAGCAACAGCAGCTTATGCTTTTTTCACCAAGAGCATTCCATGTCATACGCACACTTTACCCGAGAAAACACCACAACTAATGACTAAGCAGGTAGCTCAAGGATTAACATTAGGTTTTTACGATGGTGTAGCCGGTCCCGGTACAGGTGCTTTTTGGACCACGTCCAACGCCGCACTTTACCGACTAAATATATTGATGAGCTGTGGCATTGCTCGCTCATGTAATTTTGTCAGCAACATATTCTCACTCGCTTTATTTGCATATTTGGGACATATCAATTTATTGGTCGGCTTGTCAATGGGCCTATTTATTATGATCGGAGCTTGGGTAGGCGCACATTCGGCCATTAAGTACGGTAGCAAATTTATCCGCCCTATTTTTATTGGTATTGTACTAATACTCTCTCTCAACTTGGCATATAACGCATGGTTTTAA
- a CDS encoding TonB-dependent receptor domain-containing protein, whose translation MYQNNKLTRAVRLAIAAGAASTAFAMPSAMAFADDAAAEESVERIQVTGSRIKRQELTAVTPIIEVDAQEFAISGNLNVEQKLAELPSTLPSFGPSSNNPGDGTATVNLRGLGTSRTLVMVNGRRWVPSRQDGVVDLNTIPASLIENVEIITGGASAVYGSDAIGGVVNFNMKDDFEGVEFSTLYDITDEGDAEKFNFDMTMGGNFADDRGNAVVYLGYSKREALFQGDRSFSNVALTESGDELVAGGSSGVPGTRIWGGPTLADGTVVGTFGPNGEGLPWVEPDSRFNYAPDNFLQLPQERYSASAFSHFYITDEHRIYSEVSFIRNYVPQELAPTPAFTTVELNPNSVFFSQEVQDAWGLPSGETVSAFVGRRMVENGSRQSIDTRDAFRILVGIDGYINDDWSYDVFYSRSMLDQTNLLNNDVAASRFRQAVLVTDDGTACQDPSGGCVPMNIFGAGNISQEAVDFVNVGASNVTSVIQEVFMANVAGTLPFTMPGAQEPVGIVFGYEKRQDESSFRPDEFLAGGDVLGFNAGEATIGDYASDEFFTEISIPVLAGKTMAEDLSLWGAARFADYSNIGNVESFAGAVNWAPTEWISTRIGYQQAVRAPNVAELFQGSANGFPGATDPCSAGGFQPGVTDVALCEATGVAPGQVGVFTQANSQIEGSFGGNANLAEESSDTLTVGLVIQPMEGLDVTIDYFSIEIEDAIASYGVNNTLDVCYNIQKDINDVTCQNITRRADGNVSLVKSLNENIGLIETAGVDFNVTYNTEFDFGFNGNGSSLNVQFRSTFLDKFDTTPIAELPDNVNECAGYFGNTCGTPRPEFQSNTRVNWTTGDLTLSTLIRYIGETEDDQLMVDEDLSHSDLVVPELDSKIYVDLSASYVFSDSLKMNAGIKNVFDEEPQALGDSQQQANTFPELYDVMGPRYFVSATYTFN comes from the coding sequence ATGTATCAAAATAATAAGCTCACTCGAGCTGTTAGGCTTGCTATTGCTGCTGGTGCTGCTTCAACTGCTTTTGCTATGCCTAGTGCTATGGCCTTTGCTGATGATGCTGCTGCAGAAGAAAGCGTTGAACGAATCCAAGTTACTGGTTCTCGTATCAAGCGCCAAGAATTAACTGCTGTAACGCCAATCATCGAAGTTGACGCACAAGAATTCGCTATCTCAGGTAACTTAAACGTTGAGCAAAAGCTTGCTGAATTACCTTCTACTCTTCCTTCATTTGGTCCTAGCTCTAACAACCCAGGTGATGGTACAGCGACAGTTAACTTACGTGGTTTAGGTACTTCTCGTACGTTAGTAATGGTTAATGGCCGTCGTTGGGTTCCTTCTCGCCAAGATGGCGTAGTTGATTTGAACACAATCCCAGCTTCTTTAATTGAAAACGTTGAAATCATCACTGGTGGTGCTTCTGCTGTATACGGTTCTGATGCAATCGGTGGTGTTGTTAACTTCAACATGAAAGATGATTTCGAAGGTGTTGAATTCTCAACTCTTTACGATATTACAGATGAAGGCGACGCAGAGAAGTTCAACTTCGATATGACTATGGGTGGCAACTTTGCTGATGACCGTGGTAACGCAGTTGTTTACTTAGGTTACTCTAAGCGTGAAGCATTATTCCAAGGCGACCGTTCGTTCTCTAACGTTGCTTTAACAGAAAGCGGTGACGAGTTAGTTGCTGGTGGTTCATCAGGTGTTCCTGGTACACGTATCTGGGGTGGTCCAACTCTAGCTGACGGTACTGTTGTAGGTACATTTGGTCCAAACGGCGAAGGTTTACCGTGGGTAGAACCTGATTCACGTTTTAACTACGCACCAGATAACTTCTTACAATTACCACAAGAACGATACTCAGCAAGTGCTTTCTCTCACTTCTACATTACTGATGAACACAGAATTTATTCTGAAGTTTCATTCATTCGTAACTATGTACCACAAGAATTAGCACCTACTCCTGCTTTCACTACAGTAGAACTTAACCCGAACAGCGTGTTCTTCTCTCAAGAAGTTCAAGATGCATGGGGCTTACCAAGTGGCGAAACTGTTTCTGCATTCGTTGGTCGTCGTATGGTAGAGAATGGTTCACGTCAATCTATTGATACTCGTGATGCATTCCGTATCTTAGTAGGTATTGACGGTTACATTAATGACGATTGGTCATACGATGTATTCTATAGCCGCTCAATGCTTGACCAAACTAACTTATTAAACAATGACGTTGCAGCTTCTCGTTTCCGTCAAGCAGTTTTAGTAACTGACGATGGTACAGCGTGTCAAGATCCTTCAGGTGGTTGTGTACCAATGAACATCTTTGGTGCTGGTAACATTTCTCAAGAAGCAGTTGATTTCGTAAACGTTGGTGCATCTAACGTAACTTCAGTTATCCAAGAAGTATTCATGGCTAACGTTGCAGGTACATTACCTTTCACTATGCCAGGCGCTCAAGAGCCAGTTGGTATCGTATTTGGTTATGAAAAACGTCAAGATGAATCTTCATTCCGTCCAGACGAGTTCTTAGCTGGTGGTGACGTATTAGGTTTCAACGCTGGTGAAGCAACAATTGGTGACTATGCTTCTGATGAATTCTTCACAGAAATCTCAATCCCAGTACTTGCTGGTAAAACAATGGCTGAAGACTTAAGTCTTTGGGGTGCTGCTCGTTTCGCAGATTACTCTAACATTGGTAACGTAGAATCTTTCGCTGGTGCTGTTAACTGGGCACCAACTGAGTGGATTTCAACTCGTATTGGTTACCAACAAGCTGTACGTGCTCCTAACGTTGCTGAGCTTTTCCAAGGTTCTGCTAACGGCTTCCCAGGTGCAACGGATCCATGTTCTGCTGGTGGTTTCCAACCTGGCGTAACTGATGTTGCACTTTGTGAAGCTACTGGTGTAGCTCCTGGTCAAGTTGGTGTGTTCACACAAGCTAACTCACAAATCGAAGGTTCATTCGGTGGTAATGCTAACCTTGCTGAAGAGTCTTCAGATACATTAACTGTTGGTTTAGTTATTCAACCAATGGAAGGCCTAGACGTTACAATCGATTACTTCTCAATTGAAATTGAAGATGCAATCGCTTCTTACGGTGTAAACAACACATTAGACGTTTGTTACAACATCCAAAAAGACATCAACGATGTAACGTGTCAAAACATTACTCGTCGTGCAGACGGTAACGTTTCTTTAGTTAAATCATTAAACGAAAACATTGGTTTAATTGAAACTGCTGGTGTTGACTTTAACGTAACTTACAATACTGAGTTTGACTTTGGCTTTAACGGTAATGGTTCAAGCTTAAACGTTCAGTTCCGTTCAACGTTCTTAGACAAGTTTGATACAACTCCAATTGCTGAGTTACCAGACAATGTTAACGAATGTGCCGGTTACTTTGGTAACACATGTGGTACGCCACGTCCTGAGTTCCAATCTAACACTCGTGTTAACTGGACAACTGGTGACTTAACGCTTTCTACATTAATCCGTTACATCGGTGAAACTGAAGATGACCAATTAATGGTTGATGAAGATCTATCTCACAGCGACTTAGTTGTTCCTGAGTTAGATTCTAAAATCTACGTTGACTTAAGTGCTAGCTACGTATTCAGTGATTCACTGAAAATGAACGCTGGTATCAAAAACGTATTCGATGAAGAGCCACAAGCATTAGGTGATTCACAGCAACAAGCTAACACGTTCCCTGAGTTATATGACGTTATGGGTCCACGTTACTTCGTAAGTGCTACTTACACATTCAACTAA
- a CDS encoding 2OG-Fe(II) oxygenase family protein encodes MNLQRKQQLAIQLQQLSKLLQQKSYQQVITGANKLIHEFPKQSDLYHLLALAYKGQSQFDAAIKSFEQSLSINPNQSAVHNNFANCLLGLKQFDEALNSYNNALKLQPNFFDALKNSALAYFEKNMFKEAEGRLRKALALKKNDPSVLTQLGNIYKAQESFEHAIKYYQQALNIDPNYINALHNMGLAYKLSEQLNEALVCFNKARAINPNIPEVEFNTANTLFEQGRYQQAEQFYWSALNKNPKAIDVHSTLNEFYWQTGKKDSFGHSFRLALEHLPTDMDIHYAYIDSLINANKAELAQVALTSALSIEKTPKLLKTKGILLAQEKNNSAAIEAFEQSLNMSFKVDVALDLIGILIVEYEYERAQELVAKVEKIAPYNQLLIAYKSLCWRLVGDDRYQWLIDYQRFVRGYQIPTPKGYQSLPAFLKDLEHVLLSMHNTKHEPLKQTLKHGTQTPGRLLYKPHPVISALKQSLSEVVNEHISNLPDDNNHPLLSRKANAFEFSGSWSVKLKPQGFHVNHVHPAGWLSSSFYVNMPDFTKVQQTHPQAGAIKFGESSLFLGDREKIERIIEPKAGTLALFPSYVWHGTIAFNGLENDYRLTSPFDVVPV; translated from the coding sequence ATGAATTTACAAAGAAAGCAGCAATTGGCAATACAGCTCCAACAATTGTCAAAGTTGTTACAGCAAAAAAGCTACCAACAAGTTATTACTGGTGCGAACAAACTCATTCATGAATTTCCAAAGCAAAGTGATTTATACCACCTCTTAGCATTAGCTTACAAAGGGCAAAGCCAGTTTGATGCGGCAATTAAAAGTTTCGAACAAAGCCTTTCCATAAATCCAAACCAAAGCGCAGTACATAATAATTTTGCCAATTGTTTATTAGGGCTTAAACAATTTGATGAAGCACTTAATTCATATAATAATGCATTAAAATTACAGCCTAACTTTTTTGATGCCTTGAAAAATAGTGCTTTGGCCTATTTTGAAAAAAACATGTTTAAAGAGGCTGAAGGGCGATTGCGAAAAGCACTTGCTCTTAAAAAGAACGATCCATCAGTATTAACGCAGCTTGGAAATATTTATAAAGCTCAAGAGTCATTTGAACATGCGATTAAATATTATCAACAAGCCCTTAATATCGACCCCAATTATATTAATGCATTACATAATATGGGCTTGGCGTACAAATTATCAGAGCAGTTAAATGAAGCTTTGGTGTGCTTTAACAAGGCGCGTGCAATCAACCCAAACATTCCCGAAGTAGAGTTTAACACCGCAAACACTCTTTTCGAACAAGGGCGTTATCAGCAAGCTGAGCAGTTTTATTGGAGCGCACTCAATAAAAATCCAAAGGCAATAGATGTTCATTCCACGCTTAATGAATTTTATTGGCAGACGGGCAAGAAAGACAGTTTTGGTCATAGTTTTAGATTAGCGCTTGAGCATCTACCCACGGATATGGACATTCACTATGCCTACATCGACTCACTGATCAATGCGAATAAAGCTGAGTTGGCACAAGTGGCGTTGACTTCAGCACTGTCTATTGAAAAAACACCAAAACTTTTGAAAACAAAAGGTATCTTGCTCGCGCAAGAAAAAAATAATAGTGCCGCCATAGAAGCGTTTGAACAGTCTCTTAACATGTCCTTTAAAGTAGATGTTGCTCTTGATTTAATCGGTATTCTAATCGTCGAATATGAATATGAAAGAGCGCAAGAGTTAGTGGCGAAGGTTGAGAAAATTGCGCCCTATAACCAGTTACTTATTGCCTACAAAAGTTTGTGTTGGCGGTTAGTTGGGGACGATAGATACCAATGGTTAATTGATTACCAGAGATTTGTTAGAGGTTATCAAATACCAACGCCGAAGGGATATCAAAGCCTGCCAGCGTTTTTAAAAGACTTAGAGCACGTGTTGTTGTCAATGCATAACACCAAGCATGAGCCTTTAAAACAAACGTTGAAACATGGCACTCAAACGCCTGGAAGATTATTGTACAAGCCACATCCTGTTATTAGCGCATTAAAACAAAGTTTGTCAGAAGTGGTTAATGAACATATCTCAAATTTACCTGACGATAACAACCATCCACTCTTGTCTCGTAAGGCTAATGCATTTGAATTTTCTGGTTCATGGTCGGTAAAACTAAAGCCTCAAGGCTTTCATGTGAACCATGTTCACCCTGCAGGTTGGTTAAGTTCATCTTTTTACGTCAATATGCCTGATTTCACAAAAGTACAGCAAACACATCCACAAGCCGGAGCAATTAAATTTGGTGAGAGTTCACTCTTTTTAGGTGATCGTGAAAAAATTGAACGTATTATAGAACCTAAAGCAGGTACACTGGCTTTATTTCCATCTTATGTTTGGCATGGAACTATTGCTTTTAATGGGCTCGAAAATGACTATCGTTTGACATCTCCTTTTGATGTTGTTCCAGTGTAA
- a CDS encoding class I SAM-dependent methyltransferase, with protein MNENQAWSCYWQDSHLDSCIARSQQQDQQLLMNLWQQFVKNSSPNEHLLDLATGNGSVIHAIHNERQDLNLVGVDYAAISPSTSASEEEIGSVRFMGNTDISALPFKSNSFDYVTSQFGFEYADVKTASKELSRVLKKGGRCQLVIHHPNSEILTSSSKRNDELNWLLEPEGLLVHLTAYIDNNLSADQLDKCGQAYMDKYVGQLTKDVTGQIYQVIGQIISLKEHQGNNELARLTVENLMNRIKAELSRLNQLKAAAMSAENIEELIKLIGLVPESAKMKVLNPFNAPELIFGWLINGRK; from the coding sequence ATGAATGAGAATCAAGCATGGTCTTGCTATTGGCAAGATAGTCATTTAGATAGTTGTATTGCTAGATCACAACAGCAAGATCAACAGTTGTTGATGAATTTGTGGCAGCAATTTGTAAAAAATTCGAGCCCTAATGAGCATTTATTGGATCTGGCAACGGGTAATGGCAGTGTTATTCACGCTATTCATAATGAAAGACAAGACTTAAATTTAGTCGGAGTCGACTATGCGGCTATATCTCCTTCAACTAGTGCAAGTGAAGAAGAAATTGGTAGTGTCCGCTTTATGGGCAACACTGATATTAGTGCTCTGCCTTTTAAGAGTAACTCTTTTGATTATGTCACCAGTCAATTTGGCTTTGAATATGCTGACGTTAAAACTGCATCTAAAGAGCTTAGCCGGGTGTTAAAAAAAGGGGGCAGGTGTCAACTAGTCATACATCATCCCAACAGTGAAATCCTAACTTCATCCTCAAAGCGTAACGACGAGCTTAATTGGCTCCTTGAGCCTGAAGGGTTGCTTGTTCATTTAACGGCTTACATTGACAACAATTTGTCAGCCGATCAATTGGATAAATGTGGTCAAGCCTATATGGATAAATACGTTGGTCAATTGACTAAAGATGTCACCGGTCAAATTTATCAAGTTATTGGACAGATAATCTCCCTTAAAGAGCATCAAGGGAATAATGAACTCGCCAGGCTCACTGTTGAAAACTTAATGAATCGCATAAAGGCTGAACTTTCTCGCTTAAATCAGTTAAAAGCGGCAGCAATGAGTGCAGAAAACATAGAAGAATTAATCAAGCTGATTGGCTTAGTTCCAGAAAGCGCTAAAATGAAAGTGCTAAATCCGTTTAATGCGCCAGAGTTGATATTTGGTTGGCTTATCAATGGTAGAAAGTAA